One genomic region from Syngnathus typhle isolate RoL2023-S1 ecotype Sweden linkage group LG17, RoL_Styp_1.0, whole genome shotgun sequence encodes:
- the LOC133170996 gene encoding uncharacterized protein LOC133170996 → MASNASIFLNPAGRPGALKVVRQIADAPECILCGEDHMKLAWVVGKTYLGECCYPACYNVAWIVPDGVYVKEGARYSLDHLRWEGYAQLTSTATLLCTSRGPLSACTILLEETGEIHGTIWPLTRMTWRQQNGIRCVTSHSECGRCLTVSPVHLPLPSDFYISPNTGGGPRQDVEQPSGAPVGLVRPARRHRCFGHWSLDGTFVEYGAPCDECADRQDPGPNIGIPPLSPPTDPRRRAIPVDVDTAPSESEDDVEIGEERGDEADDEEEEADTESTAAGISTPPLLRLLALEAQRDADDGPCDRLTRVMDALEEFSKQGAATAASPTSTSVEVVNISDEEMAD, encoded by the exons ATGGCAAGTAATGCAAGTATTTTTCTTAACCCAGCTGGACGGCCCGGAGCCCTAAAA GTCGTGCGCCAAATTGCAGATGCGCCAGAATGTATCCTATGCGGAGAGGATCATATGAAATTGGCCTGGGTGGTCGGGAAAACATATTTGGGGGAATGCTGCTATCCTGCTTGTTATAACGTGGCGTGGATAGTCCCAGACGGTGTTTATGTGAAAGAGGGGGCGCGATATAGCTTGGATCATCTTAGATGGGAGGGGTACGCGCAGTTAACATCCACTGCAACCCTGCTCTGCACATCTAGAGGGCCCCTATCTGCATGTACAATTCTCCTAGAGGAGACTGGAGAAATTCACGGCACCATTTGGCCCCTAACCCGCATGACATGGCGTCAGCAGAACGGCATTCGATGTGTCACATCGCATTCGGAGTGTGGCCGCTGCTTGACCGTGAGTCCGGTTCATCTGCCGCTGCCTAGTGACTTTTACATCAGTCCGAATACAGGGGGCGGCCCGCGTCAGGACGTGGAGCAGCCCAGCGGAGCTCCGGTGGGGCTTGTCCGGCCTGCGCGACGGCACCGCTGCTTTGGGCATTGGTCCCTGGATGGGACCTTTGTGGAGTACGGAGCGCCGTGCGATGAATGCGCAGATCGTCAAGATCCTGGCCCCAACATCGGAATCCCCCCGCTGTCGCCACCTACTGATCCTCGACGGAGAGCAATCCCCGTAGATGTGGATACAGCTCCGTCTGAGTCCGAGGACGACGTCGAGATTGGCGAGGAGCGCGGAGATGAGGCTgacgatgaagaggaggaagcaGACACGGAGAGCACAGCCGCAGGGATTTCAACACCTCCCTTGCTGAGACTCCTCGCGTTGGAGGCTCAGAGGGACGCGGATGACGGCCCTTGTGACCGCTTGACCCGGGTGATGGACGCCCTTGAGGAGTTCTCCAAACAAGGGGCTGCTACAGCCGCTAGCCCTACATCTACGTCCGTTGAGGTTGTGAATATCTCCGACGAGGAAATGGCTGATTAA
- the arl16 gene encoding ADP-ribosylation factor-like protein 16 isoform X2, whose translation MLRRKKLTVRELGGCMGPIWSSYFNDCSSVIFVVDSSNVAQVSASCIQLLSVLSAGPLQNASVLIIFNKRDMPCTISLPEIRSLFRLDDVAACAPQPIVTLEASARSGMGLREVLAWMESIAVK comes from the exons ATGCTGAGGCGAAAGAAGTTGACGGTGAGGGAGTTGGGAGGCTGCATGGGCCCAATCTGGTCCAGTTACTTCAACGATTGTTCGTCGGTCATA tttgtgGTGGACTCGTCCAATGTGGCTCAAGTGTCAGCATCGTGCATCCAGCTGCTGTCGGTGCTTTCTGCCGGGCCTCTACAAAACGCTTCTGTGCTTATCATCTTTAACAAGCG GGACATGCCTTGCACCATAAGCCTGCCAGAGATCCGCTCCCTGTTCCGATTAGATGACGTGGCGGCCTGCGCTCCTCAGCCCATCGTCACGCTGGAAGCCAGCGCCCGTTCCGGGATGGGACTGCGGGAGGTGTTGGCCTGGATGGAATCCATCGCCGTCAAGTGA